One segment of Gasterosteus aculeatus chromosome 3, fGasAcu3.hap1.1, whole genome shotgun sequence DNA contains the following:
- the odr4 gene encoding protein odr-4 homolog isoform X1: MGRTYIVEDVVEGYLTKQCEQTAGPVSGLLIGQSSTQREYVVTATRTPQREESTASGGNSPDKEWVTEHARQVSRMLPGGLSVLGVFIVTDTDAKDTLTTLRQLVFAVENLISSERLWTSAEDDVSDRVVLHVNPKTRKTLCRTFDVKDPKSVAKPADWKYQSGVCSSWSTVSCCVSVDVLLPLPDNPTATEDTAKCLKEGLRGWAHQLESAVCLIDGRRLAADAELAGGQKRNVRQTYSAQLLITPDERRLAEGVQRCGGSVSVSGAVYSTAYLHSNKPKARQAEKLLKRDAVSTLTTRAQMLLEELLTSGGASEGSSRDEHQREQFCLPHRVFCPVEASGPVCVCDYRFSDEGLSEVIDRLKEMLDMDAAEKDLDIRRETPAEVLEGDAADGRTKPTVETAEALQSKRNYFGAAMATTVALLATAASMLYLNDV, encoded by the exons ATGGGCCGCACGTACATAGTGGAAGATGTCGTGGAGGGATATCTGACTAAACAGTGTGAACAAACCGCAGGTCCAGTCAGCGGCCTGCTCATTGGACAG AGCTCAACCCAGAGGGAGTATGTCGTCACGGCAACTCGGACCCCCCAAAGGGAGGAGTCTACTGCATCGGGTGGGAACTCCCCGGACAAGGAGTGGGTGACTGAGCATGCCCGCCAG GTGTCTCGGATGTTGCCCGGAGGCCTCTCTGTATTGGGAGTCTTCATCGTCACTGACACCGACGCCAAGGACACACTCACCACACTGCGACAG CTGGTCTTTGCAGTGGAGAACCTGATCTCCTCAGAGCGTCTGTGGACCTCGGCAGAGGATGACGTCTCCGACCGCGTTGTGCTGCACGTCAACCCCAAAACCAGAAA AACCTTATGCCGAACCTTCGACGTCAAGGACCCCAAG AGCGTGGCCAAGCCTGCAGACTGGAAATACCAGTCGGGCGTGTGTTCTTCCTGGAGCACGGTGTCCTGCTGCGTGAGCGTGGACGTGTTGCTGCCGCTGCCAGACAATCCAACGGCTACGGAGGACACGGCCAAATGTCTAAAG gaggGGCTCAGAGGGTGGGCACACCAGCTGGAGAGCGCCGTCTGTCTGATCGACGGGAGGAGGCTGGCAGCGGACGCTGAGCTCGCCGGAGGACAG AAGAGGAACGTGAGACAGACGTACTCCGCTCAGTTACTCATCACACCG GATGAGCGCAGGTTGGCGGAGGGGGTCCAGCGGTGCGGAGGCAGCGTGTCAGTCAGTGGAGCGGTCTACAGCACAGCGTACCTGCACAGCAACAAACCCAAGGCCCGACAGGCCGAGAAG CTGCTGAAGAGGGACGCGGTCTCCACGCTGACCACGAGGGCTCagatgctgctggaggagctgctgacgTCGGGAGGGGCGAGCgagggcagcagcagagacgaaCATCAGAGAG AGCAATTCTGTCTCCCTCATCGCGTCTTCTGTCCGGTGGAAGCGAGCGGCCCGGTGTGCGTGTGCGACTACCGCTTCAGCGACGAGGGCCTGTCTGAGGTGATTGACAGGCTGAAGGAGATGCTGGACATGGACGCAGCAGAGAAAGACCTGGACATCAGGCGGGAGACACCTGCCGAGGTCTTGGAGGGAGATGCCGCAGACGGTAGGACGA AGCCCACGGTGGAAACCGCTGAAGCGCTGCAATCCAAGAGGAACTACTTTG gcgctgccatggcaaccaccgTCGCCCTGCTTGCCACTGCTGCCTCGATGCTCTATCTCAACGATGTTTGA
- the odr4 gene encoding protein odr-4 homolog isoform X2, whose translation MGRTYIVEDVVEGYLTKQCEQTAGPVSGLLIGQSSTQREYVVTATRTPQREESTASGGNSPDKEWVTEHARQVSRMLPGGLSVLGVFIVTDTDAKDTLTTLRQLVFAVENLISSERLWTSAEDDVSDRVVLHVNPKTRKTLCRTFDVKDPKSVAKPADWKYQSGVCSSWSTVSCCVSVDVLLPLPDNPTATEDTAKCLKEGLRGWAHQLESAVCLIDGRRLAADAELAGGQKRNVRQTYSAQLLITPDERRLAEGVQRCGGSVSVSGAVYSTAYLHSNKPKARQAEKLLKRDAVSTLTTRAQMLLEELLTSGGASEGSSRDEHQREQFCLPHRVFCPVEASGPVCVCDYRFSDEGLSEVIDRLKEMLDMDAAEKDLDIRRETPAEVLEGDAADEPTVETAEALQSKRNYFGAAMATTVALLATAASMLYLNDV comes from the exons ATGGGCCGCACGTACATAGTGGAAGATGTCGTGGAGGGATATCTGACTAAACAGTGTGAACAAACCGCAGGTCCAGTCAGCGGCCTGCTCATTGGACAG AGCTCAACCCAGAGGGAGTATGTCGTCACGGCAACTCGGACCCCCCAAAGGGAGGAGTCTACTGCATCGGGTGGGAACTCCCCGGACAAGGAGTGGGTGACTGAGCATGCCCGCCAG GTGTCTCGGATGTTGCCCGGAGGCCTCTCTGTATTGGGAGTCTTCATCGTCACTGACACCGACGCCAAGGACACACTCACCACACTGCGACAG CTGGTCTTTGCAGTGGAGAACCTGATCTCCTCAGAGCGTCTGTGGACCTCGGCAGAGGATGACGTCTCCGACCGCGTTGTGCTGCACGTCAACCCCAAAACCAGAAA AACCTTATGCCGAACCTTCGACGTCAAGGACCCCAAG AGCGTGGCCAAGCCTGCAGACTGGAAATACCAGTCGGGCGTGTGTTCTTCCTGGAGCACGGTGTCCTGCTGCGTGAGCGTGGACGTGTTGCTGCCGCTGCCAGACAATCCAACGGCTACGGAGGACACGGCCAAATGTCTAAAG gaggGGCTCAGAGGGTGGGCACACCAGCTGGAGAGCGCCGTCTGTCTGATCGACGGGAGGAGGCTGGCAGCGGACGCTGAGCTCGCCGGAGGACAG AAGAGGAACGTGAGACAGACGTACTCCGCTCAGTTACTCATCACACCG GATGAGCGCAGGTTGGCGGAGGGGGTCCAGCGGTGCGGAGGCAGCGTGTCAGTCAGTGGAGCGGTCTACAGCACAGCGTACCTGCACAGCAACAAACCCAAGGCCCGACAGGCCGAGAAG CTGCTGAAGAGGGACGCGGTCTCCACGCTGACCACGAGGGCTCagatgctgctggaggagctgctgacgTCGGGAGGGGCGAGCgagggcagcagcagagacgaaCATCAGAGAG AGCAATTCTGTCTCCCTCATCGCGTCTTCTGTCCGGTGGAAGCGAGCGGCCCGGTGTGCGTGTGCGACTACCGCTTCAGCGACGAGGGCCTGTCTGAGGTGATTGACAGGCTGAAGGAGATGCTGGACATGGACGCAGCAGAGAAAGACCTGGACATCAGGCGGGAGACACCTGCCGAGGTCTTGGAGGGAGATGCCGCAGACG AGCCCACGGTGGAAACCGCTGAAGCGCTGCAATCCAAGAGGAACTACTTTG gcgctgccatggcaaccaccgTCGCCCTGCTTGCCACTGCTGCCTCGATGCTCTATCTCAACGATGTTTGA